The proteins below come from a single Elusimicrobiota bacterium genomic window:
- the rpoB gene encoding DNA-directed RNA polymerase subunit beta, translated as MKKLSFARIHPSIELPPLLEMQTRSYEEFLQSDVPPSERKIQGLQAAFMDVFPITSTDEVLSLEFMHYTLGQPRYSVNEALSKDANHSVQLRAWLRLVQKQPGGKPKVLTEQEVYFCDLPLMTGPATFVINGVERVVVSQLHRSPGVIFEEDEEKKISSYGKRLFFARLIPYRGAWVEFEFDLNNAIFVRIDKKRKLPATTILRAMGIESDAEILSLFYETETLSLADRQPEDVVGKIVARDCVDTTTGEVVMEANKEITREAFIRLQDRKVRSIDVLQSDPQVNDVAIRNTLLKDNIKTRKEAIQAIYRVVRAQEFIVPEQAESYLDNMLFKSIRKYDLTKVGRFKINRKLMPFFEALAERKDIKFEAPNDRRRTLAREDIIATLQYLILLNNEAAHQEFGKVSVKVEIDDIDHLGNRRIRSVGELLENQVRAALAQMARLVRERMNVQENNQLTPRTLVNASAVVASVRRFFGSSQLSQFMDQTNPLAEMTHKRRLSALGPGGLNRKRAGFEVRDVHHTHYGRLCPIETPEGPNIGLITSLACYARINQYGLIETPYKKVEKGRVTDEIEYLTADKEDSYVIAQANAPVDKNNRFLNEVVACRHKGDFPQKTADEIDYMDISPVQVVSTSAALIPFLEHDDANRALMGSNMQRQAVPLLFPVRPLVGTGIEERVARDSGAVEICKRGGVVLSASSDQVAVYVEEGKGGVDLYPLRKYVRSNQDTCLNQVPCVKQFDRVKKGQVLADGPGTQGGELALGRNLLVAFMPWEGYNFEDAILLSERLVRDDVFTSIHVSEFQVEARDTKMGAEEITRDIPNVGAESLANLDETGIIRVGAEVAPGDILVGKVAPKGDQQTTPEERLLKVIFGKKAEDVMDSSLRVPPGVTGKILATKIFIRKEKMAKKDENKKIKEIDSELESKIESLRADRKAQLLDVQERQEAGALSKSEAVEEKKMFEGLADRLIDEAKSRAAREKENFKMGDEMPVTVNRVVKVYIASKRKTQVGDKLAGRHGNKGVVAKIVPPEDMPYMPDGTPIDVVLSPLGVPSRMNVGQLLETTLGWASHILGVESATPVFDGAKEEQVYELMREAKKKLLENGWKEEWLPSDDGRISLRDGRTGELFANKVTVGYMYILKLAHLVEDKIHARSTGPYSLITRQPLGGKAQFGGQRFGEMEVWAVEGYGASHTLQEFLTVKSDDVQGRTKMYEAIIRGDVVTEPGVPESFRVLVRELQSLGLSVDLLKAGEVAEPLGDAKSPVNEEAAVAKE; from the coding sequence ATGAAAAAGCTGTCTTTTGCTCGTATTCATCCGTCCATCGAATTGCCACCGCTGCTGGAAATGCAGACACGTTCCTATGAAGAATTTCTTCAATCGGATGTGCCGCCCTCTGAGCGGAAGATCCAAGGCTTGCAGGCTGCCTTTATGGACGTATTTCCTATTACGAGCACCGATGAGGTGTTGTCTCTCGAGTTCATGCATTATACTTTAGGACAACCGCGGTATTCTGTGAATGAAGCCCTTTCAAAAGATGCAAACCACTCCGTGCAATTGCGCGCGTGGTTGCGGTTGGTTCAAAAGCAACCGGGGGGGAAACCTAAAGTTCTGACCGAACAGGAAGTCTATTTCTGTGACCTCCCTCTCATGACAGGCCCGGCCACGTTCGTGATCAACGGAGTTGAGCGGGTGGTTGTCAGTCAGCTGCACCGCTCGCCCGGGGTTATATTTGAAGAAGATGAAGAAAAAAAGATCTCTTCATACGGCAAGCGACTTTTCTTCGCACGCCTGATCCCTTACCGCGGTGCATGGGTTGAATTTGAATTTGATTTAAACAACGCGATATTTGTTCGGATTGACAAAAAAAGGAAACTTCCAGCGACCACTATTCTCCGGGCCATGGGAATTGAATCGGATGCGGAAATCCTTTCTCTCTTTTATGAAACGGAAACGCTTTCTTTGGCCGATCGTCAGCCCGAAGATGTTGTGGGAAAAATTGTGGCACGAGATTGTGTTGACACAACGACGGGCGAAGTGGTTATGGAAGCGAACAAAGAAATCACTCGGGAAGCTTTTATTCGCCTTCAGGACAGGAAAGTGCGCTCGATTGACGTATTGCAGTCGGATCCTCAGGTGAACGACGTTGCCATTCGAAACACCCTTTTAAAAGACAACATCAAGACAAGAAAAGAGGCCATTCAAGCCATCTATAGGGTGGTGCGTGCTCAGGAATTTATTGTTCCGGAGCAGGCTGAAAGCTATTTGGACAATATGTTGTTTAAATCCATCCGGAAGTATGACCTGACAAAAGTAGGTCGATTTAAAATCAATCGGAAATTAATGCCCTTCTTCGAAGCGTTGGCGGAACGGAAAGACATTAAATTTGAAGCTCCGAATGATCGCCGACGGACGCTTGCGCGTGAAGACATCATTGCAACTCTCCAATACCTTATTCTTCTTAACAATGAGGCGGCTCATCAAGAATTTGGCAAGGTATCGGTGAAAGTAGAGATTGATGATATCGACCATTTAGGAAATCGCCGAATTCGGTCCGTGGGTGAACTCCTGGAGAATCAGGTGCGTGCGGCCCTTGCCCAAATGGCACGGTTGGTCCGTGAACGGATGAACGTCCAGGAAAACAATCAGCTTACGCCGCGGACGCTCGTTAACGCATCGGCGGTTGTGGCGTCGGTTCGTCGTTTCTTTGGTTCTTCTCAATTGTCCCAATTCATGGATCAAACAAATCCATTGGCAGAAATGACCCACAAGCGGCGATTGTCGGCTCTTGGGCCTGGAGGGTTGAACCGTAAGCGTGCGGGTTTTGAGGTTCGAGACGTTCATCACACCCATTACGGGCGACTGTGTCCGATCGAAACGCCGGAAGGTCCAAACATCGGATTAATCACTTCCTTGGCGTGTTACGCGCGTATCAACCAATATGGTCTTATTGAGACCCCTTATAAGAAAGTTGAAAAGGGACGTGTTACCGATGAAATTGAGTATTTAACGGCCGATAAAGAAGACAGTTATGTCATTGCCCAGGCGAACGCTCCAGTGGACAAGAACAATCGATTTTTAAATGAAGTGGTCGCGTGTCGCCATAAAGGAGATTTTCCACAAAAAACGGCTGACGAAATCGACTACATGGATATTTCTCCTGTTCAAGTGGTATCCACCTCAGCGGCACTGATCCCGTTTCTTGAACATGACGATGCGAACCGCGCTTTGATGGGGTCTAACATGCAGCGCCAAGCGGTTCCCTTATTATTCCCTGTTCGTCCCTTGGTGGGGACAGGGATTGAGGAGCGTGTCGCTCGCGATTCTGGTGCTGTTGAGATTTGCAAGCGGGGGGGAGTTGTGCTCTCGGCCTCGAGCGATCAGGTGGCTGTTTATGTGGAAGAAGGAAAAGGCGGGGTGGATTTGTATCCCCTCCGTAAGTATGTCCGGTCGAACCAGGACACATGCTTGAATCAAGTCCCTTGTGTGAAACAATTTGATCGGGTAAAAAAAGGCCAAGTTTTAGCGGATGGGCCGGGAACACAAGGTGGAGAGTTGGCCCTCGGCCGAAATCTCCTTGTGGCCTTTATGCCTTGGGAAGGGTATAACTTCGAAGACGCAATTCTCCTTTCTGAAAGATTGGTGCGAGATGATGTTTTTACTTCTATTCACGTGTCGGAGTTTCAAGTGGAAGCTCGCGATACAAAAATGGGGGCAGAAGAAATTACCCGAGATATCCCGAACGTTGGAGCGGAGTCCTTGGCCAACTTAGATGAAACGGGGATCATTCGTGTGGGTGCCGAAGTGGCTCCTGGAGATATTTTGGTTGGAAAAGTTGCCCCGAAGGGTGACCAGCAAACCACTCCTGAGGAGCGATTGCTTAAAGTTATTTTCGGGAAAAAAGCGGAAGATGTGATGGATTCTTCTTTGCGCGTTCCGCCGGGCGTCACGGGAAAGATTTTGGCCACAAAAATATTTATTCGCAAAGAAAAAATGGCTAAAAAAGATGAAAATAAAAAAATAAAAGAAATCGACAGCGAGCTTGAATCTAAAATTGAATCCCTTCGCGCGGACCGCAAAGCACAACTTCTGGATGTGCAGGAACGCCAGGAGGCGGGTGCGTTATCGAAAAGCGAAGCGGTGGAAGAAAAGAAAATGTTTGAGGGGCTTGCCGATCGATTGATCGATGAAGCGAAGAGCCGTGCCGCCCGGGAAAAAGAAAATTTCAAAATGGGCGACGAAATGCCCGTGACCGTTAACCGTGTGGTCAAGGTCTACATAGCGTCAAAACGAAAAACCCAAGTGGGAGATAAATTGGCGGGTCGGCACGGGAACAAGGGTGTGGTGGCAAAGATAGTTCCCCCGGAAGACATGCCCTATATGCCAGACGGAACACCGATTGACGTGGTTCTCTCTCCTCTTGGGGTGCCATCCCGAATGAACGTGGGCCAACTTCTCGAAACAACATTGGGGTGGGCTTCCCATATCTTAGGTGTGGAATCCGCGACGCCTGTGTTTGATGGGGCGAAAGAAGAACAAGTTTACGAATTAATGCGAGAAGCAAAGAAAAAATTACTTGAAAATGGATGGAAAGAGGAATGGCTCCCAAGCGACGACGGACGAATTTCATTAAGGGATGGTCGGACGGGAGAACTTTTTGCCAACAAGGTGACTGTGGGCTACATGTATATCCTCAAGCTCGCCCATTTGGTGGAAGACAAAATTCACGCCCGTTCCACTGGCCCTTACTCTCTCATCACTCGTCAACCTTTGGGGGGTAAGGCTCAATTTGGTGGACAACGCTTTGGGGAAATGGAAGTGTGGGCTGTCGAAGGGTATGGGGCAAGCCACACGTTACAAGAATTTTTAACCGTTAAGTCGGACGATGTGCAAGGCCGAACAAAAATGTACGAAGCGATTATCCGCGGTGATGTTGTGACGGAACCGGGCGTTCCTGAAAGTTTCCGCGTTTTGGTTCGAGAGCTTCAGTCGTTGGGATTGAGTGTGGATTTATTAAAGGCGGGGGAAGTCGCGGAGCCTTTGGGTGATGCGAAGAGTCCCGTAAATGAAGAAGCCGCCGTGG
- the rplL gene encoding 50S ribosomal protein L7/L12 has product MSKCTAEDVMESIDSWTILDVHKLVKGLEEKYGISAAPAVVVGGAVSAGAAAPAAEEKTSFAVVLQGAGQQKINVIKVVRELTGLGLKEAKDLVEAAPKNVKDGLSKDAAEEMKKKLADVGATVEVK; this is encoded by the coding sequence ATGTCGAAGTGCACAGCAGAAGATGTGATGGAATCGATTGATTCATGGACAATTCTGGACGTACATAAGCTCGTCAAGGGCTTGGAAGAAAAATATGGAATTTCGGCTGCTCCCGCTGTCGTTGTTGGTGGCGCCGTGTCCGCAGGTGCTGCGGCTCCCGCGGCAGAAGAGAAGACAAGTTTTGCTGTCGTTCTTCAAGGCGCAGGTCAACAAAAAATCAACGTCATCAAGGTCGTTCGTGAGTTGACGGGATTGGGCCTCAAAGAAGCAAAGGATTTAGTGGAAGCCGCTCCCAAGAACGTCAAAGACGGTCTTTCAAAAGATGCCGCTGAAGAAATGAAGAAAAAATTAGCGGACGTTGGGGCCACTGTCGAAGTTAAATAA